From a single Paenibacillus sp. FSL W8-0426 genomic region:
- a CDS encoding methionine gamma-lyase family protein: MSSFDTAIIELQQQVERQIEQQMKEIDRLVDQNQWKVIDAFQRRKVSDFHFAGSTGYAYNDRGREVLDEVYADVFGAEAALVRPHFASGTHTIATALFGVLRPGDELLYITGKPYDTLHKVIGKPGDGTGSLMDFGIDYKETALLPDGGIDWEAVRNSVTSKTKVIGIQRSRGYDWRSSFCIDEIADMVTRVKAIKEDVIVFVDNCYGEFTEPLEPTQVGVDLMAGSLIKNPGGGLAETGGYICGKEKYVQLAAYRLTAPGIGGEVGAMLGTTRGIYQGLYMAPTIVGQAVKGSVFAAAMFAASGFVTKPAWNDKRTDLIQAVQFSSAEHLIAFVQGIQRAAAVDSHVVPEPWDMPGYEHPVIMAAGTFIQGGSLELSADAPIREPYIGYMQGGLTYSHVKYGVLMALQAMKDRKLL; encoded by the coding sequence ATGTCCAGTTTTGATACAGCAATCATTGAGCTTCAACAACAGGTTGAACGCCAGATCGAGCAACAAATGAAAGAGATTGATCGCTTGGTCGATCAAAATCAATGGAAAGTCATCGATGCATTTCAACGGAGAAAAGTGAGCGACTTTCATTTTGCGGGATCGACAGGTTATGCCTACAACGATCGCGGACGGGAAGTGCTTGACGAGGTATATGCAGATGTTTTCGGAGCGGAAGCGGCGCTTGTCCGCCCTCATTTCGCTTCGGGAACGCATACGATTGCAACGGCCTTGTTCGGCGTTCTGCGCCCGGGGGACGAATTGTTATATATAACGGGGAAACCCTATGACACTTTGCATAAAGTCATCGGCAAGCCTGGTGATGGCACGGGTTCCCTGATGGATTTCGGCATCGATTACAAGGAAACGGCACTGCTTCCCGATGGCGGGATCGATTGGGAAGCAGTGCGAAATAGCGTGACGTCAAAAACCAAAGTGATCGGTATCCAGCGTTCGCGCGGGTATGATTGGCGCTCGTCTTTTTGTATCGACGAAATTGCGGACATGGTCACACGCGTGAAGGCGATCAAGGAAGATGTCATCGTGTTCGTGGACAATTGTTACGGGGAGTTTACCGAGCCATTGGAACCTACCCAAGTGGGCGTAGACCTGATGGCCGGATCGCTGATCAAAAACCCTGGCGGCGGTCTTGCGGAAACCGGTGGATACATATGCGGAAAGGAAAAATATGTACAGCTTGCAGCCTATCGTCTGACGGCCCCCGGTATCGGCGGCGAGGTTGGTGCAATGCTTGGCACGACACGGGGAATCTATCAGGGACTTTACATGGCTCCAACGATCGTTGGACAAGCCGTTAAAGGAAGCGTTTTTGCGGCAGCGATGTTTGCGGCTTCCGGATTTGTCACCAAACCTGCATGGAATGATAAACGAACTGACCTGATCCAGGCGGTCCAGTTCAGTTCCGCTGAGCATTTGATTGCCTTCGTTCAAGGGATTCAGCGGGCAGCGGCGGTGGATAGCCATGTCGTTCCCGAGCCTTGGGACATGCCGGGATACGAACATCCTGTTATTATGGCGGCAGGTACGTTCATTCAGGGCGGAAGTCTTGAGCTGTCTGCGGATGCACCGATCCGAGAGCCTTATATCGGGTACATGCAAGGGGGATTAACGTACTCGCATGTCAAATATGGCGTTTTGATGGCATTACAAGCCATGAAAGATCGTAAATTATTGTGA